The window CGCATCATGAGGAGACGACATGAGTTTCGCGCAGCCCCTCCCCTCGGGTCCTGCTGGTTCACGGCCCGGCAAGGCAAAGCGGCCCACCTGGCACTGGGTCGTCCTGGGGGGCTGCTCCCTGCTCGCTCTGCTGATCGCACTGGGCGTGGCCGGCCTGGTGGGGTACCAGATCCTGAACCGCGGCAATCCCCAGGACACCCTCGAGAACTTCTACACCTCGATGGAGAACGGCGATTGCCAGCTGTTCGAGGAGTCCACCACCGAGGAGTACCGCCAGACCACCCAGCTGGCCGACTGCACGACCTTCGAGACGATGACCTCGCAGATGGGTGCGCTGGACTACACGGTCGATGAGCG is drawn from Brachybacterium muris and contains these coding sequences:
- a CDS encoding DUF4878 domain-containing protein → MSFAQPLPSGPAGSRPGKAKRPTWHWVVLGGCSLLALLIALGVAGLVGYQILNRGNPQDTLENFYTSMENGDCQLFEESTTEEYRQTTQLADCTTFETMTSQMGALDYTVDERINRQGYAIFEVTETYQRDGQDVEAQLRFYVRRFEGGWFVDGVEVVDAPTTG